Proteins from a single region of Streptomyces spinoverrucosus:
- a CDS encoding ATP-binding protein, translating into MNEYIPPAYLAARPVQYRMSLAVGEHSARHIRRIVRSLLTEWEMPDLADAVELGVTELVANVVRHVPDRRCTLLLLRQKSGARVEVSDGSPRLPVPANVLSSDAENGRGLLLLDSVADKWGVEPRADGGKTVWFECEAAAL; encoded by the coding sequence GTGAACGAATACATTCCTCCGGCCTACTTGGCCGCGCGCCCCGTCCAGTACCGCATGAGCCTGGCCGTGGGCGAGCACTCGGCGCGGCACATCCGCCGCATCGTCCGCTCGCTGCTGACGGAGTGGGAGATGCCGGACCTGGCCGACGCGGTGGAGCTCGGCGTGACGGAGCTGGTCGCCAACGTCGTACGCCATGTCCCGGACCGCCGCTGCACGTTGCTGCTCCTGCGGCAGAAGTCGGGCGCGCGGGTGGAGGTGTCGGACGGTTCGCCGCGGCTCCCCGTCCCGGCCAACGTGCTGTCGTCCGACGCGGAGAACGGCCGCGGGCTGTTGTTGCTCGACTCGGTGGCCGACAAATGGGGAGTGGAACCGAGGGCGGACGGCGGCAAAACGGTCTGGTTCGAATGCGAGGCCGCTGCATTGTGA
- a CDS encoding bifunctional glycosyltransferase 87/phosphatase PAP2 family protein produces the protein MANAEHSGRPVGVLGAAPGARLRAARLALWLVAAILGIRQIAVVLGTPRGERLTDLETWVGPAGVLHVEGSLYDSTRFTGTPFGGLVLKPLTRAAEQALGWGWTFGTLLLVVVLGLVAARALPQPISRRTSLVAAPVAICLLMLSLPVRNAFWLGQTSIIPVLLVLLGCFAVRGERASGALIGVAAAFQPTVLLFAPLLWFTGRKQAAASLGATFAGCTALAWLAMPRDSYTYWVHHMAGVGLGGRADDLANQSLHGALLRLGLSGPLEIALFLTLGAAIAAMGLRRAVRYARDGQLLLAVAVTGCAAIVVAPTAWQHQLLWVLLAVVGRVGRRASDRLVWPVAVVLVMTLPAKMLLPNMAALHPLRDNVVLLAAIAAATAVPFLSRTSPYYRSPIPTEYAAPVAARWKGIPLLPFLRRVLGRPNLLLELLLIRVTYAAYSQVRLAATGGTISGGRERAEAHGEQILSLERILHIDIEHTLNHAIVKVDWLRQFFDFYYTSFHFTVPLTVLAVLYWRRPVDYRWARSTLGLTTLLALIGFWLYPLAPPRLMPDFGIIDTVHGVQDFSQPDYGTLTSLTNQYAAMPSLHFGWSLWCGVVIAVVAPKGWMKALGLLHPTLTATAIVVTGNHWVLDAVGGALVVGAGFGLAYLFQGPRARTVTAVAASAEREPEPTARI, from the coding sequence GTGGCGAATGCGGAACACAGCGGAAGACCGGTGGGAGTCCTCGGCGCGGCGCCGGGCGCACGCCTGCGCGCCGCGCGCCTGGCCCTGTGGCTGGTCGCCGCGATCCTTGGCATACGGCAGATCGCCGTCGTCCTCGGCACCCCCCGCGGTGAGCGGCTGACCGACCTGGAGACCTGGGTCGGCCCGGCCGGCGTCCTGCACGTCGAGGGCTCCCTCTACGACTCCACCCGCTTCACCGGCACCCCCTTCGGCGGCCTGGTCCTCAAACCCCTCACCCGTGCCGCCGAACAGGCCCTCGGCTGGGGCTGGACCTTCGGCACGCTGCTGCTGGTCGTCGTCCTCGGCCTGGTCGCCGCCCGCGCCCTCCCGCAGCCCATAAGCCGCCGTACGTCCCTGGTGGCCGCGCCCGTCGCGATCTGTCTGCTGATGCTGTCGCTGCCGGTGCGCAACGCGTTCTGGCTCGGCCAGACCAGCATCATCCCGGTCCTGCTGGTCCTCCTCGGCTGCTTCGCCGTGCGCGGCGAGCGGGCCAGCGGCGCGCTGATCGGTGTCGCCGCCGCCTTCCAGCCGACGGTCCTGCTGTTCGCCCCGCTGCTGTGGTTCACCGGCCGCAAGCAGGCGGCCGCGTCCCTGGGCGCGACCTTCGCCGGATGTACGGCGCTGGCCTGGCTGGCGATGCCGCGCGACTCGTACACCTACTGGGTGCACCACATGGCCGGCGTCGGTCTCGGCGGCCGGGCCGACGACCTCGCCAACCAGTCGCTGCACGGCGCGCTGCTCCGCCTGGGCCTGTCCGGTCCGCTGGAGATTGCCCTCTTCCTGACCCTGGGCGCGGCGATCGCCGCCATGGGCCTGCGCCGGGCCGTCCGCTACGCCCGTGACGGCCAGCTCCTGCTCGCCGTCGCCGTCACCGGCTGCGCCGCGATCGTCGTCGCGCCGACGGCCTGGCAGCACCAGCTCCTGTGGGTGCTGCTCGCGGTGGTCGGCCGGGTCGGCAGACGCGCCTCCGACCGCCTGGTGTGGCCGGTCGCCGTGGTGCTGGTCATGACCCTCCCGGCGAAGATGCTCCTGCCGAACATGGCCGCGCTGCACCCCCTGCGCGACAACGTCGTCCTCCTGGCCGCGATCGCCGCCGCCACGGCCGTACCGTTCCTGTCGCGCACCTCCCCCTACTACCGCTCACCGATCCCCACCGAGTACGCCGCACCGGTCGCGGCCCGCTGGAAAGGCATACCGCTCCTGCCCTTCCTGCGCCGGGTCCTCGGCCGCCCGAACCTGCTCCTGGAGCTGCTCCTCATCCGCGTCACGTACGCGGCGTACTCCCAGGTCCGGCTGGCGGCCACCGGTGGCACGATCTCCGGCGGCCGGGAGCGGGCCGAGGCGCACGGAGAGCAGATCCTGTCCCTGGAGCGGATCCTCCACATCGACATCGAGCACACGCTCAACCACGCGATAGTGAAGGTCGACTGGCTCCGCCAGTTCTTCGACTTCTACTACACGTCGTTCCACTTCACGGTCCCGCTGACCGTCCTCGCCGTCCTGTACTGGCGGCGCCCGGTCGACTACCGCTGGGCCCGCTCGACGCTGGGCCTGACCACCCTGCTGGCCCTGATCGGCTTCTGGCTCTACCCGCTTGCCCCGCCGCGCCTGATGCCGGACTTCGGCATCATCGACACGGTCCACGGCGTCCAGGACTTCTCCCAGCCGGACTACGGCACCCTGACCTCCCTCACCAACCAGTACGCGGCGATGCCCTCCCTGCACTTCGGGTGGTCCCTGTGGTGCGGCGTCGTGATCGCGGTCGTCGCGCCCAAGGGGTGGATGAAGGCGCTCGGCCTGCTGCATCCGACCCTCACGGCGACCGCGATCGTGGTGACCGGCAACCACTGGGTCCTGGACGCGGTCGGCGGCGCGCTGGTGGTGGGCGCGGGCTTCGGGCTGGCCTACCTGTTCCAGGGGCCTCGGGCGCGGACGGTGACGGCGGTGGCGGCCAGTGCGGAACGCGAACCGGAGCCCACGGCCAGGATCTGA
- a CDS encoding FMN-dependent NADH-azoreductase → MATLLHIDSSLLPGEASSSRSVAAAFRKAWEEQHPEGTVTYRDLAADPVPHITADAWSAGFTAPSERTPQQAAAFTARLKLIEELEQADAVLIGAPMYNYSIPSTLKAWLDNVILLGRTGGENPSAQGTPVTVVASRGGSYAPGTPREGFEFVQNYLEAILKRTLGLDVDFIVPELTMAPRNPAMSELIPLYEASRERAFRDATTKAKELAERLAA, encoded by the coding sequence ATGGCCACGCTGCTGCACATCGACTCGTCCCTACTCCCCGGCGAGGCGTCCTCGTCCCGTTCGGTCGCGGCCGCCTTCCGCAAGGCCTGGGAGGAACAGCACCCGGAGGGCACGGTGACCTACCGCGACCTGGCCGCCGACCCCGTCCCGCACATCACCGCCGACGCCTGGTCCGCCGGCTTCACCGCCCCGTCCGAGCGCACCCCGCAGCAGGCCGCCGCGTTCACCGCACGCCTGAAGCTCATCGAAGAACTGGAACAGGCGGACGCCGTCCTGATCGGCGCCCCCATGTACAACTACTCGATCCCGTCGACCCTCAAGGCATGGCTGGACAACGTGATCCTGCTCGGCCGCACCGGAGGCGAGAACCCCTCAGCCCAGGGCACCCCGGTCACCGTCGTCGCCAGCCGAGGCGGCTCCTACGCGCCGGGCACCCCGCGCGAGGGCTTCGAGTTCGTACAGAACTACCTGGAGGCCATCCTCAAGCGCACCCTCGGCCTGGACGTCGACTTCATCGTCCCGGAACTCACCATGGCCCCCCGCAACCCGGCCATGTCCGAACTGATCCCCCTCTACGAGGCCTCCCGCGAACGCGCCTTCAGGGACGCGACCACCAAGGCCAAGGAACTCGCGGAACGCCTCGCCGCATGA
- a CDS encoding steroid 3-ketoacyl-CoA thiolase, producing the protein MAAEPVIVEAVRTPIGKRGGALANLHPAYLLGETYRELLGRTGIPADCVEQIVGGTVTHAGEQSMNPARTAWLTMGLPYETAASTVDCQCGSSQQASHMTANLIAAGVIDVGISCGVESMSRVPLGSGSKHGPGKPFPDEWNVDLPNQFVAAERIALHRGLTRENVDALGLLSQQRAANAWSEERFKRETFAVQVPTTEEEQHAGQGMWRLVDRDEGLRDTSMEALSGLKPIMPTAVHTAGNSSQISDGAAAIMWASKRMARALKLKPRARIVAQALVGANPHFHLDGPIDATRAVLGKAGMSLKDIDVVEINEAFASVVLSWAQVFEQDLEKVNVNGGAIALGHPVGATGARLITTALHELERADKEFALVTMCAGGALATGTIIQRL; encoded by the coding sequence ATGGCCGCCGAACCCGTCATCGTCGAAGCCGTCCGTACCCCCATCGGCAAGCGCGGCGGCGCGCTCGCCAACCTGCACCCCGCCTATCTGCTGGGCGAGACGTACCGCGAACTCCTCGGCCGCACCGGCATCCCCGCCGACTGCGTCGAACAGATCGTCGGTGGCACGGTCACGCACGCCGGCGAGCAGTCCATGAACCCCGCGCGCACGGCCTGGCTGACCATGGGCCTGCCCTACGAGACGGCGGCGTCGACGGTCGACTGCCAGTGCGGTTCCTCGCAGCAGGCGTCCCACATGACCGCCAACCTCATCGCGGCGGGCGTGATCGACGTCGGTATCTCCTGCGGCGTCGAGTCCATGTCCCGCGTCCCGCTCGGGTCGGGCTCGAAGCACGGGCCCGGGAAGCCGTTCCCCGACGAGTGGAACGTCGATCTCCCGAACCAGTTCGTGGCGGCGGAACGCATCGCCCTCCACCGCGGCCTGACCCGCGAGAACGTCGACGCCCTCGGCCTGCTCTCCCAGCAGCGCGCCGCGAACGCCTGGTCCGAGGAGCGCTTCAAGCGCGAGACCTTCGCCGTGCAGGTCCCGACGACGGAGGAGGAGCAGCACGCCGGGCAGGGTATGTGGCGGCTCGTCGACCGTGACGAGGGCCTGCGCGATACGTCGATGGAGGCACTGTCGGGCCTGAAGCCGATCATGCCGACGGCCGTGCACACGGCGGGCAACTCGTCGCAGATCTCGGACGGTGCGGCGGCGATCATGTGGGCGTCGAAGCGGATGGCGCGCGCCCTGAAGCTGAAGCCGAGGGCGCGGATCGTGGCCCAGGCGCTGGTCGGCGCGAACCCGCACTTCCACCTCGACGGGCCCATCGACGCCACGCGCGCGGTGCTGGGCAAGGCGGGGATGTCGCTGAAGGACATCGACGTCGTCGAGATCAACGAGGCGTTCGCGTCAGTGGTGTTGAGCTGGGCGCAGGTCTTCGAGCAGGACTTGGAGAAGGTCAACGTCAACGGCGGTGCGATCGCGCTCGGGCACCCGGTCGGAGCGACGGGTGCCCGGCTCATCACGACGGCGCTGCATGAACTGGAGCGTGCGGACAAGGAGTTCGCGCTGGTGACGATGTGCGCGGGAGGCGCACTCGCCACCGGCACGATCATTCAGCGCTTGTAG
- a CDS encoding cytochrome P450, with the protein MPCPALPDGFDFTDPDLLHRRVPLPEFAELRRVEPVTWIAQPANLAGFQDEGYWAVTRHADVKYVSTHPELFSSTLNTAIIRFNEHIERDAIDAQRLILLNMDPPEHTRVRQIVQRGFTPRAIRALEERLRTRAHAIVEGARAHSGPFDFVTEVACELPLQAIAELIGVPQDDRAKIFDWSNKMIAYDDPEYAITEEVGKESATELIAYAMNMAADRKQCPAHDIVSTLVAAEDEGNLGSDEFGFFVLMLAVAGNETTRNAITHGMHAFLTHPDQWDLYKRERPSTTAEEIVRWATPVVSFQRTATQDTELGGKRIRKGDRVGIFYASANHDPEVFENPGLFDITRDPNPHLGFGGGGPHYCLGKSLAVLEIDLIFNALADAMPNLRLAGDPRRLRSAWINGVKELRVSAG; encoded by the coding sequence ATGCCCTGTCCAGCGCTTCCCGACGGGTTCGACTTCACCGACCCCGATCTGCTGCACCGCCGTGTGCCCCTGCCGGAGTTCGCCGAACTGCGCCGCGTCGAGCCGGTCACCTGGATCGCCCAACCCGCGAACCTGGCCGGTTTCCAGGACGAGGGCTACTGGGCCGTCACGCGGCACGCCGACGTCAAGTACGTCTCCACCCACCCCGAGTTGTTCTCCTCCACCCTCAACACCGCGATCATCCGCTTCAACGAGCACATCGAACGGGACGCGATCGACGCGCAGCGGCTGATCCTGCTGAACATGGACCCGCCGGAGCACACGCGGGTGCGGCAGATCGTGCAACGCGGGTTCACGCCCCGGGCGATCCGGGCGCTGGAGGAGCGGCTGCGGACGCGGGCGCACGCCATAGTCGAGGGCGCCCGCGCGCACTCCGGTCCGTTCGACTTCGTGACGGAGGTCGCGTGCGAGCTGCCGCTCCAGGCGATCGCCGAGCTGATCGGCGTACCGCAGGACGACCGGGCCAAGATCTTCGACTGGTCCAACAAGATGATCGCGTACGACGATCCCGAGTACGCCATCACGGAGGAGGTCGGCAAGGAGTCGGCCACCGAGCTGATCGCGTACGCCATGAACATGGCCGCCGACCGCAAGCAGTGCCCGGCGCACGACATCGTCTCCACGCTGGTGGCGGCGGAGGACGAGGGCAATCTCGGGTCGGACGAGTTCGGGTTCTTCGTGCTGATGCTGGCGGTGGCGGGCAACGAGACGACCCGCAACGCCATCACGCACGGCATGCACGCCTTCCTCACGCATCCCGACCAGTGGGACCTCTACAAGCGGGAGCGTCCGTCGACGACGGCCGAGGAGATCGTGCGCTGGGCGACGCCGGTGGTGTCCTTCCAGCGCACGGCGACCCAGGACACCGAGCTGGGCGGCAAGCGGATACGCAAGGGCGACCGGGTCGGCATCTTCTACGCCTCGGCGAACCACGACCCCGAGGTGTTCGAGAACCCGGGCCTGTTCGACATCACCCGCGACCCGAACCCCCACCTCGGCTTCGGCGGCGGCGGCCCCCACTACTGCCTCGGCAAGTCCCTGGCCGTCCTGGAGATAGACCTCATCTTCAACGCACTGGCCGACGCGATGCCGAACCTGCGTCTGGCGGGAGACCCACGACGGCTGCGATCGGCGTGGATCAACGGGGTGAAGGAGCTGCGGGTCAGCGCGGGGTGA
- a CDS encoding helix-turn-helix domain-containing protein, protein MTHINVLDPGASPLDYYGYELRRFREAAGLTQRQLGEIINYTGSLVGQIETARKLPTPAFSERVDAALGTGGLLSRLTELVLRSQLPAWFQQTAELEARAVEMCTFHTHLVHGLLQTAAYARAVLGVLDQANLDDRTTVRLARQRIFEKEQPPVFWAIVSEAALYQQTGGPETMRQQLAHLLSFESNPRINVQVLPFSAGAHAGLQGSFDLFRFPSDPTIVYTEGYGSGHPTANPDTVRDCSLRYDHLQAAALSLKDSAELIRRVMEERYGEQRDADGDPVA, encoded by the coding sequence GTGACCCACATCAACGTCCTCGACCCGGGTGCCTCGCCGCTCGACTACTACGGGTACGAGCTGCGGCGATTCCGGGAAGCGGCCGGACTGACACAGCGGCAGCTCGGGGAGATCATCAACTACACCGGTTCGCTGGTCGGCCAGATCGAGACCGCGCGCAAGCTGCCGACGCCCGCTTTCAGCGAACGGGTGGACGCGGCCCTGGGGACGGGCGGTCTGCTGTCGCGACTGACCGAGCTGGTGTTGCGTAGCCAACTTCCGGCCTGGTTTCAGCAGACAGCGGAACTTGAGGCTCGGGCCGTCGAGATGTGCACCTTCCATACGCACTTGGTGCACGGCCTTCTCCAGACAGCGGCCTACGCGCGTGCCGTCCTGGGCGTGCTGGACCAGGCCAACCTCGACGACCGCACCACCGTACGACTGGCACGACAGCGCATCTTCGAGAAGGAGCAGCCGCCGGTCTTCTGGGCGATCGTCAGTGAGGCTGCGCTCTACCAGCAGACCGGCGGCCCCGAGACCATGCGGCAGCAACTGGCCCACCTGTTGTCCTTCGAGAGCAATCCCCGGATCAACGTCCAGGTGCTGCCGTTCTCGGCAGGTGCCCACGCCGGACTGCAAGGCTCGTTCGACCTCTTTCGCTTCCCGAGCGATCCGACCATCGTCTACACCGAGGGATACGGCAGCGGGCATCCAACCGCTAATCCGGACACCGTCAGGGACTGCTCGCTCCGTTACGATCATCTCCAAGCCGCCGCGCTCTCCCTCAAGGACTCGGCGGAGTTGATCCGGCGCGTAATGGAGGAACGCTATGGCGAGCAACGCGATGCCGACGGTGACCCAGTGGCGTAA
- a CDS encoding MarR family winged helix-turn-helix transcriptional regulator: protein MTASRVTDQPGDASPFALGLLLRRAHWRAAAVMEEALRPLGIELRHFAVLIVLVQRGPTAQRDLVTATGSDKAGIMRVVDDLERKGLAVRKSVPGDRRVRAVEITPAGVELFDAAHVAAEPLAERLVAELGDGEAERLRELLTRFAYPAGGE from the coding sequence ATGACCGCCTCGCGTGTGACCGATCAGCCCGGGGATGCCTCGCCCTTTGCTCTTGGGCTGCTGCTGCGTCGGGCGCACTGGCGTGCCGCTGCGGTGATGGAGGAGGCGCTTCGGCCGCTCGGGATCGAGTTGCGGCATTTTGCCGTGCTTATCGTGCTGGTCCAGCGCGGGCCCACTGCGCAGCGGGATCTGGTGACGGCGACCGGGTCGGACAAGGCGGGGATCATGCGGGTCGTGGACGATCTGGAGCGCAAGGGACTGGCCGTGCGCAAGAGCGTTCCGGGGGATCGGCGGGTGCGCGCAGTGGAGATCACGCCTGCGGGCGTCGAGCTTTTCGATGCCGCTCATGTGGCGGCGGAGCCGTTGGCCGAGCGTCTGGTTGCCGAGTTGGGCGATGGCGAGGCCGAGCGGTTGAGGGAGTTGCTGACCCGGTTTGCCTATCCAGCGGGCGGTGAGTGA
- a CDS encoding transglycosylase SLT domain-containing protein — translation MSVSILRRIATPKKALTGVAVAAATAGMALSAAPAHAAPAASPTQAKAIAKKMIPDAAQFNAFSKIVEHESGWDIDATNPSSGAYGLVQALPGNKMATAGSDWKTNAQTQIEWGLDYMKSRYGSPVGAWNFWQANGWY, via the coding sequence GTGTCCGTCTCCATCCTCCGCCGCATCGCCACCCCGAAGAAGGCCCTCACCGGCGTCGCCGTCGCCGCCGCCACCGCCGGTATGGCGCTCTCCGCCGCCCCGGCCCACGCCGCGCCGGCCGCCTCGCCCACCCAGGCCAAGGCGATCGCGAAGAAGATGATCCCGGACGCCGCCCAGTTCAACGCCTTCAGCAAGATCGTCGAGCACGAGAGCGGCTGGGACATCGACGCCACCAACCCGTCGTCCGGCGCCTACGGCCTGGTCCAGGCCCTGCCGGGCAACAAGATGGCCACCGCCGGTTCCGACTGGAAGACCAACGCCCAGACCCAGATCGAGTGGGGCCTGGACTACATGAAGTCCCGCTACGGCAGCCCGGTCGGCGCCTGGAACTTCTGGCAGGCCAACGGCTGGTACTAA
- a CDS encoding macrolide family glycosyltransferase, translated as MHGRVNPTLPVVAELVRRGHSVTYHTSPAFRGEVEAAGARVLLYPGGDQALPDPPTPIALIEGLAGAAVRLLPSVLADLRRVRPDLIVHDNACPWGAVAARELKVPAASSFTTFAFNRQVPSPTRGSWELLAAAVTRGCGGLGYLRSRWGLRRRFDAGGLPWVDLGNIRQPLNLVYTSRAFQPGVEEFDRAYRFVGPSIGARPDDPSFPADRLRDPVLYASLGTVFNADPRLLRSFATGLASLGGSVILSTGQTDPDALGPLPDHVLARRFVPQPEVLARAAVFVTHGGMNSVNEAMYAGVPMLVVPQGADQPMVARRVVELGAGLSLRTQDVTMGSVRSLAGRLLHDPRFRAAAGALRVAQHEAGGYRRAADELERYLRLGTA; from the coding sequence ATGCACGGGCGCGTCAATCCGACGCTGCCGGTAGTGGCCGAGCTCGTCCGGCGCGGCCACTCCGTCACGTACCACACCTCGCCCGCGTTCCGTGGGGAGGTGGAGGCGGCCGGCGCGAGGGTCCTGCTGTATCCCGGGGGCGACCAGGCGCTGCCGGATCCGCCGACGCCAATCGCGTTGATCGAGGGGCTGGCGGGCGCGGCTGTCCGCCTGCTGCCCTCGGTGCTCGCCGATCTGCGTCGTGTTCGGCCCGATCTGATCGTTCACGACAACGCCTGTCCGTGGGGCGCGGTCGCCGCCCGCGAACTGAAGGTGCCGGCGGCGTCGTCGTTCACCACGTTCGCCTTCAATCGGCAGGTGCCCAGCCCCACCCGTGGCTCGTGGGAGCTGCTGGCGGCGGCGGTGACGAGAGGATGTGGGGGCCTGGGCTATCTGCGGTCGCGGTGGGGGTTGCGGCGTCGGTTCGACGCGGGTGGGCTGCCGTGGGTTGATTTGGGCAACATCCGCCAACCGCTCAATCTGGTCTACACCTCGCGGGCGTTCCAGCCTGGCGTGGAGGAATTCGACCGGGCGTATCGGTTCGTCGGGCCAAGCATCGGCGCCCGGCCGGACGATCCGTCGTTCCCGGCCGATCGGCTCCGGGACCCCGTGCTGTACGCGTCGCTGGGCACGGTGTTCAACGCCGACCCGCGACTGCTGCGCAGCTTCGCCACCGGGCTCGCCTCACTCGGTGGCTCGGTGATCCTCTCCACCGGGCAGACCGATCCCGACGCGCTGGGCCCGTTGCCGGACCATGTGCTCGCCCGCCGTTTCGTCCCGCAGCCGGAGGTGCTGGCCCGGGCGGCGGTATTCGTCACCCATGGCGGGATGAACAGCGTCAACGAGGCCATGTACGCCGGCGTCCCGATGCTGGTGGTTCCGCAGGGCGCCGACCAGCCGATGGTGGCCCGCCGCGTCGTGGAGCTCGGCGCCGGCCTGTCCCTCCGTACCCAGGACGTGACCATGGGCTCCGTGCGTTCCCTCGCCGGGCGCCTGCTCCACGACCCCCGGTTCCGGGCGGCCGCGGGCGCCCTGCGGGTCGCCCAGCACGAGGCGGGTGGCTACCGGCGAGCCGCCGACGAACTCGAGCGGTACCTGCGGCTCGGGACTGCGTGA
- a CDS encoding RICIN domain-containing protein: MSRTARYGALVAGVLVAAGTLVASPAQAIVGDPAGDGAKTYVAKIEIGNTDRACSGALVEARWVVTAASCFADDPAQYASVPAGAPSLPAKVTVGRTDLTTTSGQVRDIVELVPRPDRDLVLARLSAPVASVAPVALGATAPTTGEALTAGGYGRTKTEWVPNRLHTGAFTVTGTRGLELDIDGQAGAAICMGDSGGPVVRAGTAGDELVAVSTRSWQGGCFGSEETRTGAVASRADDLAAWVNTTVTAPHTLVNKATGKCLAVPQASVDNGTKLIQWTCTGNNEQQWHLEKVAGGNGDRYRVRNKNSNRCLAIPQASTANGTQAIQWTCSGSNDQIWINDSIGRLRNVNSDKCLAIPQANPASGTEALQWTCSTSNDQRWTW; encoded by the coding sequence GTGAGTAGGACAGCGAGATACGGGGCGTTGGTCGCCGGTGTGCTGGTCGCGGCGGGAACGCTCGTTGCCAGCCCGGCCCAGGCGATCGTGGGCGATCCGGCCGGTGACGGGGCGAAGACTTACGTCGCGAAGATCGAGATAGGCAACACGGACCGCGCCTGCTCCGGCGCGCTCGTCGAGGCGCGGTGGGTGGTCACGGCGGCGAGCTGCTTCGCCGACGACCCCGCGCAGTACGCGTCGGTCCCGGCGGGCGCGCCATCGCTCCCCGCGAAGGTCACCGTGGGACGCACCGACCTCACGACGACGTCCGGTCAGGTGCGCGACATCGTGGAACTGGTCCCCCGGCCCGATCGGGACCTGGTGCTGGCGAGGCTGTCCGCGCCGGTCGCGAGTGTCGCTCCCGTGGCCCTCGGCGCCACGGCCCCCACCACCGGCGAGGCACTGACCGCCGGGGGCTACGGCCGTACCAAGACCGAGTGGGTGCCCAACCGGCTGCACACCGGCGCGTTCACCGTCACCGGCACCCGTGGCCTGGAGTTGGACATCGACGGCCAGGCCGGCGCCGCGATCTGCATGGGTGACTCGGGCGGTCCGGTGGTCCGTGCCGGCACCGCCGGCGACGAGCTGGTCGCCGTCAGCACCCGTTCCTGGCAAGGCGGATGCTTCGGCTCCGAGGAGACCCGCACCGGCGCGGTCGCCTCCCGCGCCGACGACCTGGCCGCCTGGGTCAACACCACCGTCACCGCGCCCCACACCCTCGTCAACAAGGCGACCGGAAAGTGCCTGGCCGTTCCCCAGGCCAGCGTGGACAACGGCACCAAGCTGATCCAGTGGACCTGCACCGGCAACAACGAACAGCAGTGGCACCTGGAGAAGGTCGCGGGCGGCAACGGCGACCGCTACCGCGTCCGGAACAAGAACAGCAACAGGTGTCTCGCCATCCCGCAGGCCAGCACGGCCAACGGTACCCAGGCCATTCAGTGGACCTGCTCCGGCAGCAACGACCAGATCTGGATCAACGACAGCATCGGCCGGCTGCGGAACGTGAACAGCGACAAGTGCCTCGCCATCCCGCAGGCCAACCCCGCCAGCGGTACCGAGGCCCTGCAGTGGACGTGCTCGACGAGCAACGACCAGCGGTGGACCTGGTAA
- a CDS encoding DUF397 domain-containing protein has translation MASNAMPTVTQWRKSSYSGDQGGSCVECAPIGLTWRKSTYSSDQGGECVEVAEAPCATIAIRDSKTPTGPILTVAPATFTTFVSWTGATSAE, from the coding sequence ATGGCGAGCAACGCGATGCCGACGGTGACCCAGTGGCGTAAGTCCAGCTACAGCGGTGACCAGGGCGGCAGCTGTGTCGAGTGCGCGCCCATCGGTCTGACGTGGCGCAAGTCGACGTACAGCAGTGACCAGGGCGGCGAGTGCGTCGAGGTCGCCGAAGCCCCTTGCGCCACCATCGCCATCCGCGACTCGAAGACCCCGACCGGCCCCATACTCACCGTCGCCCCGGCCACCTTCACCACCTTCGTCTCCTGGACCGGCGCTACAAGCGCTGAATGA
- a CDS encoding nitroreductase — MDVYEAVRSRRAVRAFTDRDVPREVLERVLSAAAWAPSASNLQPWHVFVVTGAPLAELKKLSGERLAMGDAWDEPEYQQYPAELKSPYRDRRAAFGEQRYGALGIPREDLEARQRAAAANWDCFGAPAALFCYIDRDMGPAQWSDVGMYLQTVMLLLRAEGLHSCPQMAWAKFHRTVAEVLSPPDELMLFCGMSIGFEDVGADRSRTGRAPLDETVTFVPGGDAL, encoded by the coding sequence GTGGACGTCTACGAGGCCGTCAGGAGTCGACGGGCGGTGCGGGCATTCACCGACCGGGATGTGCCGAGGGAGGTGCTGGAGCGTGTGCTGTCCGCCGCTGCCTGGGCGCCGTCGGCGTCGAACCTCCAGCCCTGGCACGTCTTCGTGGTCACCGGCGCGCCGCTGGCCGAGCTCAAGAAGCTCAGCGGTGAGCGCCTGGCCATGGGTGACGCCTGGGACGAGCCGGAGTACCAGCAGTACCCGGCCGAGCTGAAGTCCCCGTACCGCGACCGCCGGGCCGCCTTCGGCGAGCAGCGCTACGGCGCACTCGGCATTCCCCGCGAGGACCTGGAGGCGCGCCAGCGGGCCGCTGCCGCGAACTGGGACTGCTTCGGGGCGCCCGCCGCCCTGTTCTGCTACATCGACCGCGACATGGGCCCGGCCCAATGGTCCGACGTCGGCATGTATCTGCAGACCGTCATGCTGCTGCTTCGCGCCGAAGGGCTGCACAGCTGCCCGCAGATGGCATGGGCCAAGTTCCACAGGACCGTGGCGGAGGTTCTGTCACCGCCGGACGAGCTCATGCTGTTCTGCGGTATGTCGATCGGGTTCGAGGATGTTGGGGCTGACCGCTCGCGTACGGGGCGGGCGCCGCTCGATGAGACGGTCACGTTTGTTCCGGGCGGGGACGCCCTGTGA